In Blattabacterium sp. DPU, the genomic window TGCTATAAATGCCTTCAATTATGAAAAAAATAAAATAAAAAATATCATAACAGGAACTTACAGTTCTGTTTATGATGTAGCTAAATTTTATAAATCAAAAAATATACAAACTTTAATTGTAGGAGAAAATAATTATGGAGAAGGATCTTCAAGAGAACATGCAGCTATGGAACCACGTTTTTTGGGAGTTCGTATTGTTCTTGTACAATCTTTCTCAAGAATACATGAAACTAATTTAAAAAAACAAGGTGTTTTAGCTGTAACTTTTTTAAATTCAAATGATTACTATAAAATACAAGAAGAAGATCTCATACATTTTTATACAAAAAATATGCGTCCTGGTAAAAATATAGAAGTAGAGTTATTTCATAAAAATGGATATAAAGAAAAAATCATTGTTCAACATTCTTATAATGAAAAACAAATTCAATGGTTTAAAGCCGGTTCCTCACTAAATTTCATTACAAAATAAATAACATGAAAATTGTAAAAATTGTATTCATAAAAATTATCCAATTATATCAAATTGGTATTTCTCCATGTATAGGAAATAATTGTAGATATATACCAACTTGTTCAAATTATATGATTTTATCATTGAAAAAATGGAATCTTTTCAAAGCTATTTTTTTAAGTATCATAAGATTTATTAAATGTAATCCGTGGGGCCCATATGGTTATGATCCGATAGATTCAATTTAATTAACAAACAATTAACAATTTTAAAGATGAAAACATTAGAATATATTAATTGGGATCCTATCCAAAAATTTAATTTATGGAAAGGTTTTTTTATTCATATTTATAGTCTAATGTTTGTGATTTCTTTTTTATTAGGATGGTATATAATGAAATATATTTATCAAAATGATAATATTCATAAAAAATATTTGGATCCTTTATTTATATATACTTTTTTTGGTACTCTTATAGGAGCAAGATTAGGTCAAGTATTATTTTATGATATTTCATATTTTTCAGATCATTGGATTGAAGCTTTCCTTCCTATAAGGGAAAATCAACATAATTTTTTATTAGGATTTATAAAAGGATATGAATTCATCGGTTATAGAGGTTTATCAAGTCATGGAGCGACTATAGGAATTATTTTATCTACTTTATTTTATAGTAAAATAATATTAAATAAAAAATCTTTTATTTGGCTATGTGACAGATTATGTATTCCTATATCAATATCTTCTGTTTTTATTAGAATCGGAAATTTTTTTAATTCTGAAATAGTAGGAAAACCATGTAATGAAAAATTGCCTTGGGCAGTAAAATTTGTACAAATGGATACAGAATATGGAGAAATTGTCCCCAGACATCCCACCCAAATTTACGAATCTATTGGTTATCTAGTAATTTTTTTATTACTTTGGTATTTATATAAAATAAGAAAAAAAAATTATGAAGGATTTTTGTCCGGAATTTTTTTTATTTCACTTTGGTCTGTGCGTTTTTTAATAGAATTTTTTAAGGAACCACAAGGAGAAGAAATTATTAATTTTTTATCCATAAATACAGGGCAATGGCTCAGTATTCCTTTTATTATTTTGGGATTTTATCTTATTAATTTTTCAAAAATTAAAAAATATTTTTCTTCATTATGAAAAAAATATTGATTTTTTTTTCCTTGATAATTCTGTGTTTTTTTATAAATTCCTCTGAAAGAATTGATGACATTTCTGATATGTTTTTAGATATCGGAAATTCACTAGAAATAGAATTTATTCAAAATGGAAAATTGTATTTGATAAATAATAATCATATAATAAAAAAAATAGATATAGAATTAGCATATCGAGATACAGAAAAAATAAATGGATTAAAATATAGGTCTTTTTTAAAAGAAAATAGAGGTATGTTATTTTTATTCAAACATCAAGAAGAGTATAAACAAATGAACATGAAAAATGTTCAAATTCCTTTAGATATTATATATATCAATCAATTTGATACGGTTATTTTTGTGAATCAATATGTTCCTCCTATGAGAGATATAGAAAAAATAACGAATTTTCCTTCAAATACTAGCATAAAATATATTTTAGAAATTAATGCAGGGATGTCCAATAAATGGGGTATAAAAGAAGGAGTAACAAAAATTACTTGGTTTATTAAATAATCATGCAAAAAAATTATCTTTATCTTGTGTAATTAAAAAATTATGAAGATATTATGATTTTTATATCCGAAAAAGCTAAAATTAAATTAATTTCTCTTATGAAAAAAGAGGGACTTTCTCACGACATTTCTTTTGTTAGATTTGGAGTTAAAACTGGAGGTTGTTCGGGTTTGTCTTATGAACTTACTTTTGATCAAAAAAAACAAGAAGGGGATAAAATTTTTCAACATAAAGAAATGAAAATATTAATAGATCAAAATAGCATTCCTTATTTAGAAGGAATAACATTAGAATATTCAGATGGATTAGATGGAAAAGGATTTTATTTTAAAAATCCTAAAGCAAAACATACTTGTGGATGCGGAAAAAGTTTTTCATTATAATGAAAAAAAATAATAAAATATTAGAAAATTTTACTAATTCTGAATATAAATATGGGTTTTATACTCCAATAGAATCCGATAAAATTCCAGTAGGGTTAAATGAAGACGTTATTCGTAAAATAACAGAAAAAAAAAAGGAACCTACATGGATGTTAGATTGGAGACTAGAATCCTTCTCTATATGGAAAAAAATGAATATTCCAAAATGGGCAAATATAAAATACAAAATACCAGATTTTCAAAATATAAGTTATTATTCTGCTCCCAAAAAAAAAATAGATTTAAATAATTCGGAGGAAATAGATCCAGAATTAATAGACACATTTAAAAAATTAGGAATTTCTATAAAAGAACAAAAAATGCTTTCAGGTGTAGCTACAGATATAGTATTAGATTCCGTTTCTTTAGCAACTACATTTCAAAAAAAATTGAAAGATAAAGGCATTATATTTTGTTCTATGAATGATGCTTTAAGAAAATATCCAAATATTGTAAAAAAATATTTAGGTTCAGTTGTTTCAAAAAAAGATAATTTTTATGCTGCTCTAAATTCAGCTGTATTTTCGGATGGTTCTTTTTGTTATATTCCCAAAGGAGTCCGTTGTCCTATGGAATTATCCACATATTTCCGTATTAATGAAAATCAAACGGGTCAATTTGAAAGAACCTTGATTATCGCAGATAAAGATTCTTATGTTAGTTATTTAGAAGGATGTACAGCTCCGCAAAGAAAAGAAAATCAATTACATGCCGCTGTAGTGGAAATTATTGCCTTAGAAAATGCTGAAATTAAATACTCTACGGTTCAAAATTGGTTCCCTGGAAATAAAAAAGGAGAAGGAGGGATTTTTAATTTTGTAACAAAACGTGGATTGTGTGAAAAAGGAGCAAAAATATCTTGGATACAAGTAGAAACAGGTTCTTCTATCACTTGGAAATATCCGTCTTGTATTCTAAAAGGAGATTTTTCTATGGGTCAATTTTATTCTATAGCTTTAACTAAAGATTTTCAACAAGCAGATACGGGAACTAAGATGATACATATAGGAAAAAACACTAAAAGTATTATTATATCGAAAGGAATATCTGCTGGAAAAGCTCAAAATAATTATAGAGGATTGGTAAAAATAACCCCTCAAGCAATGCATTCTCGTAATTTTTCTCAATGTGATTCTTTATTAATAGGAAATCAATGTGGAGCTCATACTTTTCCATATATTCGTGTATATAATTCCAATTCTAAAGTAGAACATGAAGCAACAACTTCAAAAATTGGAGAAAACCAAA contains:
- the yidD gene encoding membrane protein insertion efficiency factor YidD, with product MKIVKIVFIKIIQLYQIGISPCIGNNCRYIPTCSNYMILSLKKWNLFKAIFLSIIRFIKCNPWGPYGYDPIDSI
- the lgt gene encoding prolipoprotein diacylglyceryl transferase, whose translation is MKTLEYINWDPIQKFNLWKGFFIHIYSLMFVISFLLGWYIMKYIYQNDNIHKKYLDPLFIYTFFGTLIGARLGQVLFYDISYFSDHWIEAFLPIRENQHNFLLGFIKGYEFIGYRGLSSHGATIGIILSTLFYSKIILNKKSFIWLCDRLCIPISISSVFIRIGNFFNSEIVGKPCNEKLPWAVKFVQMDTEYGEIVPRHPTQIYESIGYLVIFLLLWYLYKIRKKNYEGFLSGIFFISLWSVRFLIEFFKEPQGEEIINFLSINTGQWLSIPFIILGFYLINFSKIKKYFSSL
- a CDS encoding DUF192 domain-containing protein, coding for MKKILIFFSLIILCFFINSSERIDDISDMFLDIGNSLEIEFIQNGKLYLINNNHIIKKIDIELAYRDTEKINGLKYRSFLKENRGMLFLFKHQEEYKQMNMKNVQIPLDIIYINQFDTVIFVNQYVPPMRDIEKITNFPSNTSIKYILEINAGMSNKWGIKEGVTKITWFIK
- a CDS encoding HesB/IscA family protein, yielding MIFISEKAKIKLISLMKKEGLSHDISFVRFGVKTGGCSGLSYELTFDQKKQEGDKIFQHKEMKILIDQNSIPYLEGITLEYSDGLDGKGFYFKNPKAKHTCGCGKSFSL
- the sufB gene encoding Fe-S cluster assembly protein SufB; translation: MKKNNKILENFTNSEYKYGFYTPIESDKIPVGLNEDVIRKITEKKKEPTWMLDWRLESFSIWKKMNIPKWANIKYKIPDFQNISYYSAPKKKIDLNNSEEIDPELIDTFKKLGISIKEQKMLSGVATDIVLDSVSLATTFQKKLKDKGIIFCSMNDALRKYPNIVKKYLGSVVSKKDNFYAALNSAVFSDGSFCYIPKGVRCPMELSTYFRINENQTGQFERTLIIADKDSYVSYLEGCTAPQRKENQLHAAVVEIIALENAEIKYSTVQNWFPGNKKGEGGIFNFVTKRGLCEKGAKISWIQVETGSSITWKYPSCILKGDFSMGQFYSIALTKDFQQADTGTKMIHIGKNTKSIIISKGISAGKAQNNYRGLVKITPQAMHSRNFSQCDSLLIGNQCGAHTFPYIRVYNSNSKVEHEATTSKIGENQIFYCNQRGINTEKAISLIVYGFSNEVLKKLPMEFAIEAQKLLEISLEGSVG